The proteins below come from a single Candidatus Margulisiibacteriota bacterium genomic window:
- a CDS encoding M24 family metallopeptidase has translation MNRLQAIRQAQKITDRVFAEIRQFIHAGLTEKQVAAKIQKLIIQRGGDRRLAFQPIVCSGQRTALFHGPTSKKKIQKNDIIYIDMGARYKGYCSDLTRTFFLGQPDRRLQKIYKIVLAAQKKQIRLVKAGASIAAIDRAGRDFFQKHKLAKYFTHTTGHGVGLKIHEPPTISYKSPTARRTGQDIVNALAKAKLLSPKKLLKSRAVITEALAQIPALAGQDTLQAGQVITIEPGLYIKGLGGVRIEDMLIVTKNGCVNLSKSPK, from the coding sequence ATGAACCGCCTGCAAGCCATTCGGCAAGCGCAGAAAATCACAGACCGTGTCTTCGCGGAAATCCGCCAATTCATTCACGCCGGGCTGACCGAAAAGCAAGTCGCGGCCAAGATCCAAAAATTAATTATTCAGCGCGGCGGCGACCGGCGGCTGGCTTTCCAGCCGATCGTCTGCTCCGGCCAGCGCACCGCGTTGTTTCACGGCCCAACTTCCAAGAAGAAAATTCAGAAAAATGACATTATTTATATCGACATGGGCGCGCGTTACAAAGGCTATTGCTCTGATCTGACGCGGACTTTTTTTCTCGGCCAGCCTGACCGCAGACTGCAAAAAATCTATAAAATAGTTTTGGCCGCGCAGAAAAAACAGATCCGTCTGGTCAAAGCCGGCGCGTCTATTGCGGCCATCGACCGGGCCGGGCGGGATTTTTTCCAAAAACACAAACTGGCTAAATATTTCACGCACACCACCGGCCACGGCGTAGGCCTAAAAATCCATGAGCCGCCGACCATCTCCTACAAGTCGCCGACCGCGCGCCGGACAGGTCAGGATATTGTGAATGCGCTGGCCAAAGCCAAGCTGCTCTCCCCCAAGAAACTGCTTAAATCCCGCGCCGTCATCACCGAAGCTCTGGCGCAAATTCCCGCCCTCGCCGGACAGGACACGCTCCAAGCCGGACAGGTCATCACCATTGAGCCAGGCCTTTATATTAAAGGATTGGGCGGCGTGCGCATCGAGGACATGCTCATCGTCACCAAAAACGGCTGCGTCAATTTGAGCAAAAGCCCGAAATAA
- a CDS encoding 4Fe-4S binding protein has protein sequence DKPELERGYLKTGAGCLFESNVYAIGDLAKLGLLVEAIGGGREAALRIHAALTNTEYTEPKALIAPDKLALEYFSKAENSQSQTTVGEQGRITVCEPLKEALRCVSCGTCRDCQMCLKSCPENAISRVVVSDGDYKYVSEPQKCIGCGICAGVCPCGVWTLKDNPL, from the coding sequence GACAAACCGGAATTGGAGCGCGGTTATTTGAAAACTGGCGCGGGCTGTTTGTTCGAGAGCAATGTTTACGCGATCGGCGATCTGGCCAAACTGGGGCTTTTGGTCGAAGCCATCGGCGGCGGACGCGAAGCCGCGCTGCGTATTCACGCCGCGTTGACCAATACCGAATACACTGAGCCAAAAGCGTTGATCGCGCCGGACAAATTGGCGCTGGAATATTTTAGCAAAGCAGAAAACTCGCAGAGTCAAACCACGGTTGGTGAGCAGGGTCGAATCACGGTCTGCGAACCGCTCAAAGAAGCCCTGCGCTGCGTAAGCTGCGGGACCTGCCGCGACTGCCAGATGTGCCTCAAATCCTGTCCGGAAAACGCCATTTCGCGCGTGGTTGTGAGCGACGGCGATTACAAATATGTTTCCGAGCCGCAAAAATGCATCGGCTGCGGCATCTGCGCCGGCGTCTGCCCCTGCGGTGTCTGGACGCTCAAGGATAATCCGCTCTGA